One Solanum lycopersicum chromosome 2, SLM_r2.1 genomic region harbors:
- the LOC101258013 gene encoding uncharacterized protein: protein MCIAVFIWKAHPLYPFLLFLNRDEYHNRPTKPLSWWEDTDILGGRDEVAGGTWLACTRTGRLAFLTNVREINSNSHTKSRGDLPLRFLKSVKSPRDFSEQLLIEAGEYNGFNLIVADLCSMTMLYITNRPKHTGMSVTEVSPGIHVLSNASLDSPWPKSQRLECNFKQLLDEYGESEIPIGQAAERIMRDVAKEDSNLPGIYSPECEYQLSSIFVDTEMSMGRFCTRSTSSLAVRSSGDATFYEVYLEKDIWKEQQITFVIEKMIDGVVSTS from the exons atGTGTATAGCGGTGTTCATATGGAAAGCGCATCCGTTGTATCCCTTCCTTCTCTTCCTCAACAGAGATGAATACCACAATCG TCCAACGAAACCATTGTCATGGTGGGAAGATACTGATATACTTGGTGGAAGGGATGAAGTTGCTGGTGGGACTTGGTTGGCTTGTACTCGCACTGGAAGACTTGCTTTTCTTACTAATGTTCGAGAAATCAATTCAAATTCACATACCAAAAGTAGGGGAGACCTTCCTCTTCGATTCTTAAAG AGTGTGAAGAGCCCTCGTGATTTTTCAGAGCAACTATTGATAGAAGCAGGTGAATATAATGGGTTTAATTTGATAGTAGCTGATCTTTGTTCAATGACTATGCTTTATATAACTAACCGACCGAAACACACCGGTATGTCCGTCACTGAGGTTTCACCcggtattcatgttttatcaaATGCATCACTAGACTCTCCATGGCCTAAG TCTCAACGGCTGGAGTGCAATTTCAAGCAATTATTGGATGAATATGGCGAATCGGAAATTCCAATAGGGCAGGCAGCTGAAAGAATAATGAGAGACGTGGCTAAAGAAGATAGTAACCTGCCAGGCATCTATTCCCCCGAGTGTGAGTACCAGTTGAGCTCCATATTTGTTGACACTGAAATGTCCATG GGGCGTTTTTGCACAAGAAGCACTTCTTCACTGGCAGTGAGAAGTTCTGGTGACGCAACCTTTTATGAAGTGTATCTTGAGAAGGATATATGGAAGGAGCAGCAGATAACCTTTGTAATTGAGAAAATGATAGATGGTGTTGTTTCTACGTCCTAA